A region from the Acomys russatus chromosome 20, mAcoRus1.1, whole genome shotgun sequence genome encodes:
- the Afap1l1 gene encoding actin filament-associated protein 1-like 1 — protein MDRGRVLEQLIPELTGLLSLLDHEYLSDSTLEKKMAVASILQSLQPLPAKEVSFLYVNTADLHSGPSFVESLFEEFDCDLGDLRDMSDDGEPSKGASPEPTKSPSLRSVSPSSADVPPPLPKKPPPEDYYEEALPLGPGKCPEYISSHNGCSPAQSIVDGYYEDADRNYPTTRMNGELKNSYNDSDVMSSSYESYDEEEEEEKGRRPRHQWPSEEASMHLVRDCRICAFLLRKKRFGQWAKQLTVIKEEQLLCYKSSKDRQPHLRLALDACTVVYVPKDSRHKRHELRFSQGATEVLVLALQSREQAEEWLKVIREVSRPVVGAEGLEAPRSPAFLCKLDQDKRLSQEKQNSDSDSLGMNDSSSTLGRREGCEHGKGKKTSLAELKGSMSRAAGRKITRIISFSKKKALSEDLQTFSSEDTVPCCGYLNVLVNQGWKERWCRIKCNTLYFHKDRTDLHTHVNAIALGGCEVAPGFGPRHPFAFRILRNRQEVAILEASCSEDMGRWLGLLLVEMGSKVTPEALHYDYVDVETLTSIVSAGRNSFLYAQSCQDQWPEPRVYDEVPYEKVQDEEPQRPAGAQVKRHASSCSEKSHRVDPQVKVKRHASSANQYKYGKNRAEEDARRYLVEKERLEKEKETIRTELMALRQEKKELKEAIRSNPGTKLKALEEAVATVEGQCRAKEEQRIDLELKLVAVKERLQQSLAGGPALGLSVSSKNKSQETTSKPQSSFPEQSLPVNCVSELRKRSPSIVTSNQGRVLQKAKEWEMKKT, from the exons tgctggagcaGCTAATCCCGGAGCTCACGgggcttctcagcctcctggaccATGAGTACCTCAGTGACAGCACCCTGGAGAAGAAGATGGCCGTGGCCTCCATCCTGCAGAGCCTGCAGCCCCTCCCAG CAAAGGAAGTCTCCTTCCTGTACGTGAATACTGCAGACCTGCACTCGGGACCCAGCTTTGTAGAGTCTCTCTTTGAAGAATTCG aCTGTGACCTGGGGGATCTTCGGGATATGTCGGATGATGGGGAACCCAGCAAAGGAGCCAGCCCTGAGCCAACCAAGAGCCCCTCTCTGAGAAGCGTGAGTCCTAGCTCT GCTGATGTGCCTCCACCCCTGCCCAAAAAGCCTCCACCAGAGGACTACTATGAGGAAGCCCTTCCCCTGGGGCCTGGCAAGTGCCCTGAATACATCAGCTCTCACA ATGGCTGCAGCCCAGCCCAGTCTATTGTGGACGGCTACTACGAGGACGCGGACAGGAACTACCCCACGACGAGGATGAACGGAGAGCTGAAGAACTCCT ACAATGACTCTGACGTCATGAGTAGCTCCTACGAGTCttatgatgaggaggaggaggaagagaaggggcgGCGGCCCAGGCACCAGTGGCCCTCAGAGGAGGCCTCCATGCACCTGGTTAGGGACTGCAGGATATGTGCCTTCCTGCTTCGGAAAAAGCGCTTCGGGCAGTGGGCCAAGCAGCTGACGGTCATCAAGGAGGAGCAGCTACTG TGTTACAAAAGCTCCAAGGACCGACAGCCACATCTGAGGCTGGCACTAGATGCCTGCACCGTCGTCTACGTGCCCAAGGACAGCCGACACAAGCGGCATGAGCTGCGCTTCTCTCAGGGGGCCACAGAGGTGTTGGTGCTGGCTCTGCAGAGCAGGGAGCAGGCTGAGGAGTGGCTGAAG GTTATCCGAGAGGTCAGCCGGCCTGTTGTGGGAGCCGAGGGCTTGGAGGCCCCCAGGTCCCCAGCCTTCCTGTGCAAGCTGGATCAGGACAAG AGATTGTCCCAAGAGAAACAGAACTCAGACTCTGACAGCCTGGGCATGAATGACAGTAGTTCCACCCTTGGCCGTCGAGAAGGCTGTGAACACG GCAAAGGAAAGAAGACCAGCCTGGCTGAGCTAAAGGGGTCCATGAGCAGGGCTGCAGGCCGCAAGATTACACGCATCATCAGTTTCTCCAAGAAGAAGGCGCTGTCTGAGGATCTGCAGACGTTTTCCAGTGAGGATACGGTTCCATGCTGTG GCTACCTGAACGTGCTGGTAAACCAAGGCTGGAAGGAAAGGTGGTGCCGCATCAAGTGCAACACTCTCTATTTCCACAAAGACCGCACAGACCTGCATACCCACGTGAATGCCATTGCCCTCGGGGGCTGTGAGGTAGCCCCAGGCTTTGGACCCAGGCACCCATTTGCCTTCAGGATCCTGCGCAATCGACAAGAGGTGGCCATTCTGGAG GCAAGCTGCTCAGAGGACATGGGCCGCTGGCTCGGGCTGCTGCTGGTGGAGATGGGCTCCAAAGTCACTCCAGAAGCTCTGCACTACGACTACGTGGACGTGGAAACCTTGACCAGCATCGTCAGTGCCGGACGCAACTCCTTCCT GTACGCACAATCCTGCCAGGATCAGTGGCCTGAGCCCCGTGTCTACGATGAGGTTCCTTATGAAAAAGTGCAG GATGAGGAACCCCAGCGTCCCGCAGGGGCTCAGGTGAAGCGCCATGCCTCCTCCTGCAGTGAGAAGTCCCATCGTGTGGACCCACAGGTCAAAGTCAAGCGCCATGCCTCCA GTGCCAATCAATACAAGTACGGCAAGAACCGGGCGGAGGAGGACGCCCGCAGGTACCTGGTAGAAaaagagaggctggagaaagagaaggagacgATTCGGACGGAACTGATGGCCTTGCGGCAGGAGAAGAAGGAGCTGAAGGAAGCCATTCGGAGCAACCCAG GAACAAAGCTGAAGGCCTTGGAGGAGGCTGTGGCCACTGTGGAAGGGCAGTGCCGTGCCAAGGAAGAGCAGAGGATCGACCTGGAGCTGAAGCTGGTTGCTGTAAAGGAACGCTTGCAACAGTCCCTGGCAGGGGGCCCCGCCCTGGGGCTGTCTGTGAGCAGCAAGAACAAGAGCCAG